From the Anaerobaca lacustris genome, one window contains:
- a CDS encoding glycosyltransferase family 4 protein, translated as MKLLMLNYEFPPIGGGGGQAHRSLLKEFAGRRDLIVDVLTSAPKPGFSTEPFADNIRIHKVGIRKGHLHFWRRSEVLAWLLKARSHYRRLLREIAYDLAHAFFAFPTGWLCYRTAGRLPYVISLRGSDVPGGNARLQWDYKLLGPLVFKPIWQQASALVACSEGLRQRALRFLPSAQIDVIPNGVDLDRFAPAEELSGGPRPLRLITVGRLSATKRLPVLIEMVESLRKEGGDVQLTIVGGGALEGELRRRISHERFRQVVTMTGRCDADQMPEMYRRHDVYVSASAQEGMSNAMLEAMASGLPIVTTRCEGVDELIADNGLVVDEASPESLARAIAAFVSDGPTLRAMSTAARRQAERFAWRSVAERYLELYERIVTQRGVNR; from the coding sequence ATGAAGCTGCTCATGCTTAATTACGAGTTCCCGCCCATCGGCGGCGGGGGAGGGCAGGCGCATCGCTCGCTTCTGAAGGAGTTCGCGGGCCGTCGCGACCTTATCGTCGATGTGCTGACGTCGGCGCCGAAGCCGGGCTTCTCGACGGAGCCGTTCGCCGACAACATCCGGATTCACAAAGTGGGCATCCGCAAGGGGCATTTGCACTTCTGGCGGCGTTCCGAAGTGCTCGCTTGGCTCCTCAAGGCCCGCTCTCATTACCGCAGGCTCCTCCGTGAAATCGCCTATGATCTGGCCCATGCGTTCTTCGCCTTTCCCACGGGCTGGCTGTGTTACCGCACGGCCGGCCGATTGCCCTATGTCATTTCGCTTCGCGGCTCCGATGTGCCCGGCGGCAACGCCCGTCTGCAATGGGACTACAAGCTGCTCGGACCGCTGGTGTTCAAACCGATCTGGCAACAGGCGTCGGCCTTGGTCGCGTGCAGTGAGGGGCTGCGACAGCGGGCCCTGCGATTCCTGCCGTCGGCACAGATCGACGTGATTCCCAACGGCGTGGACCTGGATCGGTTCGCGCCGGCCGAAGAACTCTCCGGCGGGCCGCGACCTCTGCGGCTGATCACGGTCGGCCGGCTTTCTGCAACGAAACGACTGCCTGTACTGATTGAGATGGTCGAATCACTCCGGAAGGAAGGCGGCGACGTGCAACTGACCATTGTCGGTGGCGGCGCCCTCGAAGGTGAGCTTCGCCGGAGAATTTCGCATGAACGGTTTCGGCAAGTCGTGACCATGACCGGACGGTGTGACGCCGATCAAATGCCCGAAATGTACCGCCGGCACGATGTTTATGTCAGCGCCAGCGCCCAGGAAGGAATGAGCAACGCCATGCTTGAAGCGATGGCCTCGGGACTGCCCATCGTCACCACGCGCTGCGAAGGCGTCGATGAGCTGATCGCCGACAACGGCCTTGTGGTCGATGAGGCGTCGCCCGAGTCCCTGGCACGCGCGATCGCGGCGTTCGTCAGCGACGGACCGACGCTTCGGGCCATGTCGACGGCGGCGCGGAGGCAGGCCGAGCGTTTCGCCTGGCGGTCCGTTGCCGAGCGGTATCTCGAACTGTACGAACGGATCGTGACGCAGAGAGGGGTGAATCGGTGA
- a CDS encoding glycosyltransferase, whose product MTPKLSVIIASYNHQDYIAQTLRSIEEQTFGDFEIILIDDGSSDRTVEVARETESRARIHTQRNQGVVAARNRGVELAQGQYLCFIDSDDLVLPQRFERQVAFLDAHPEVGLVYAEALIIDAEGHGQGRLSDVYPVKPGDTAEMLALHYCFIPMITAMVRADVLRQAGPFERPGPISDYIKWIEVAHLSGAHYDPEPLGCWRRHPRSTSKRANKVKSYAKTRVALKRTLRKYPDLARKLGKRIVRRYARSYFLTGFWLAADGDVPRARKYYAKAIKLYPASAANWGGYLLTLVPARRSIVALHRYVRTRKLPW is encoded by the coding sequence GTGACTCCCAAGCTGTCCGTCATCATCGCTTCATACAACCATCAGGACTACATCGCCCAGACCCTGCGCAGCATCGAAGAGCAGACATTCGGGGATTTCGAGATCATCCTGATCGACGACGGCAGTTCGGACCGCACCGTCGAGGTCGCCCGCGAGACCGAATCGCGCGCCCGGATTCACACCCAGCGGAATCAGGGTGTCGTCGCCGCGCGCAACCGGGGTGTGGAGCTGGCCCAAGGGCAATACCTCTGCTTCATTGACAGCGACGACCTCGTCCTGCCGCAGCGTTTCGAGCGGCAGGTGGCGTTCCTGGACGCCCACCCGGAGGTCGGGCTCGTCTATGCCGAGGCGCTGATTATCGATGCCGAGGGCCACGGGCAGGGCCGCCTGAGCGACGTGTATCCGGTCAAGCCCGGCGACACCGCTGAGATGCTGGCCCTGCACTACTGCTTTATTCCGATGATTACGGCGATGGTCCGGGCCGATGTGCTGAGACAGGCCGGACCGTTTGAGCGACCCGGACCGATCAGCGACTACATCAAGTGGATCGAGGTCGCCCATCTCAGCGGCGCCCACTATGATCCTGAGCCTCTGGGCTGCTGGCGACGACACCCGCGCAGCACGTCGAAACGGGCCAACAAGGTCAAGAGCTACGCCAAGACGCGGGTCGCACTGAAGCGCACCCTGCGTAAGTATCCTGATCTGGCCCGGAAGCTCGGCAAACGCATCGTACGCCGCTATGCACGGTCGTACTTTTTGACCGGTTTCTGGCTGGCCGCCGACGGCGACGTGCCGCGTGCTCGAAAGTACTACGCCAAGGCGATTAAACTCTACCCGGCTTCTGCGGCCAACTGGGGCGGGTATCTCCTGACCTTGGTGCCGGCCCGGCGTTCTATCGTGGCGCTGCATCGCTACGTTCGGACCCGAAAGCTGCCCTGGTGA
- a CDS encoding class I SAM-dependent methyltransferase has product MTTIRTIEVSCPLCGSDDAMYLFEAVDRLHGIEGRFRYVRCRSCELVYMNPQVAPESVGQLYPESYAPHADKSQTARKTLMAVRDGLHKIPLVGKELKRWTDARVMAPLFRGLSAGRRLLDVGCGSGAFLAAARGATGCEVHGVDISPHAVQTARTRYGVDVFEGPIMEAPFADDSFDTITAWWYLEHIANPNEAVAAMSRLLKEGGTSVLGVPNFDSTFARRFQDRWYHLDCPRHLCIWSPATMRRLLELHGLTVTRIFHDRSPWGLLGSLQYWRYGSNADPKHRNRIRQSALLWPLLLPATIVVSLLRRSDIIVVYAQKRTAPARAGARCDGRDGPSI; this is encoded by the coding sequence ATGACGACGATTCGGACCATTGAGGTTTCTTGCCCGCTGTGTGGCAGCGACGATGCGATGTATCTGTTCGAGGCCGTCGATCGTCTGCACGGGATCGAGGGTCGTTTTCGTTACGTGCGTTGCCGGTCGTGCGAGCTGGTGTATATGAACCCGCAGGTCGCGCCCGAGAGCGTTGGGCAGTTGTACCCGGAGTCGTATGCACCCCACGCCGACAAGTCGCAGACTGCGCGCAAGACGTTGATGGCGGTGCGCGACGGTCTGCACAAGATACCACTGGTGGGCAAAGAACTGAAACGCTGGACCGACGCCCGGGTGATGGCGCCGCTGTTTCGCGGCTTGAGCGCGGGCCGGCGTCTGCTGGACGTCGGCTGCGGCAGCGGGGCGTTCCTGGCTGCGGCACGTGGCGCCACCGGTTGCGAGGTCCACGGTGTCGATATCTCGCCCCACGCGGTCCAGACCGCGCGGACGCGGTATGGGGTCGATGTGTTCGAGGGCCCGATCATGGAAGCGCCGTTTGCAGACGATTCGTTCGACACGATCACGGCGTGGTGGTATCTGGAGCACATCGCCAATCCGAATGAGGCCGTGGCGGCCATGAGCCGGCTGTTGAAGGAAGGGGGCACCAGCGTTCTCGGCGTTCCCAACTTCGACAGCACCTTCGCCCGGCGGTTCCAGGACCGATGGTATCATCTGGACTGTCCCCGCCACTTGTGCATCTGGAGTCCTGCGACGATGCGCCGATTGCTGGAATTACACGGTCTGACCGTGACGCGCATCTTCCACGACCGATCGCCCTGGGGTCTGCTCGGATCGCTGCAATACTGGCGTTACGGCAGCAACGCCGATCCGAAGCACCGCAACCGCATCCGACAGTCGGCGCTGCTCTGGCCCCTGCTGCTGCCTGCGACGATCGTCGTGTCCTTGCTGCGCCGCTCGGATATCATCGTCGTCTACGCACAGAAACGAACGGCCCCCGCCCGCGCGGGCGCACGCTGTGACGGGAGAGATGGACCTTCCATATGA
- a CDS encoding class I SAM-dependent methyltransferase has product MNQTTFYDHFHQDRPTGAGAWVASRFCRRILEFANLKAGDKVLEIGPGRGAFADLCLERSISYTAIEPNPHLAEALEKRGARVVRALVPPLPEMDERFDCAVMINVLEHMSDVKEALAIAEQVRECLAPNGRFVVCSPDYLNLRWHFFNSDFSHGYVTTQRRLSQLLISAGYNTCRSTYLSGPLAGLGGLLTSAVAGRLPFGTLHAWFPKSRLLMKLYKIQLTFSRKVLIAGASES; this is encoded by the coding sequence ATGAATCAGACAACGTTCTACGACCATTTCCATCAGGACCGGCCCACCGGTGCCGGTGCGTGGGTGGCTTCGCGTTTCTGCCGGCGCATCCTGGAGTTTGCCAATCTGAAAGCGGGGGACAAGGTCCTTGAGATCGGGCCGGGACGAGGGGCGTTCGCCGACCTTTGCCTGGAGCGCTCGATTTCGTATACAGCGATCGAGCCGAACCCTCATCTGGCCGAGGCGCTGGAGAAGCGGGGGGCTCGCGTGGTGCGTGCCCTCGTTCCGCCGTTGCCCGAGATGGACGAGAGATTCGACTGTGCGGTCATGATCAATGTTCTGGAGCACATGAGCGACGTGAAGGAGGCCCTGGCGATTGCCGAGCAGGTACGGGAATGCCTTGCGCCGAACGGCCGGTTCGTGGTCTGCTCGCCCGATTATCTCAATCTGCGATGGCACTTCTTCAACAGCGATTTCTCGCACGGTTACGTCACCACCCAGCGTCGCCTGTCGCAGTTGCTGATCAGTGCCGGCTACAATACCTGCCGGAGCACGTATCTGTCGGGCCCGCTGGCGGGACTGGGCGGGCTGCTGACGTCGGCGGTCGCGGGCCGGCTGCCGTTCGGGACGCTCCATGCGTGGTTCCCCAAGAGCCGACTGCTCATGAAGCTCTACAAGATCCAACTGACCTTCTCGCGCAAGGTCCTGATAGCTGGAGCGAGCGAATCGTGA
- a CDS encoding lysylphosphatidylglycerol synthase transmembrane domain-containing protein, with the protein MTERTKAIAKLLLRLTITVGLLCYVFRQVDMQHFWQVARTARWTYLLGVWFFAAVFYGVQSVALRLILRRQGCDVPLAVLFGASSVTALYSLILPGILSTGVKWYILKKHTGKGTHVLSSMLYNQVMLLVAMMVVGLATLIVTNPSRVLFPQARHDWVLPVVCAALLVAVVLLCILLLNGRTGQVVTRLLAFPLRLLPRRIQKRGNDILSQLAVFQNAGLRFHLTVAAVNALDGLLVGLAIYFCAARAAHVTVGLSVLIWLWAAVFVLSKVPITVGNLGVREVTVVGLLTAYGVAQPHALLMSMILFSSQLFLAALGLGYQLVWATQSKEPPESA; encoded by the coding sequence ATGACCGAGCGGACCAAGGCCATTGCGAAGCTTCTTCTGCGACTGACGATTACCGTCGGGTTGCTCTGCTACGTGTTCCGGCAGGTGGACATGCAGCACTTCTGGCAGGTGGCGCGGACTGCCCGATGGACCTACCTGCTTGGTGTGTGGTTCTTCGCCGCGGTGTTCTACGGCGTCCAGTCGGTTGCGCTCCGGCTGATCCTGCGCCGGCAGGGCTGTGACGTCCCGCTTGCCGTTCTCTTCGGCGCCAGTTCGGTGACGGCCCTCTATAGCCTCATCCTGCCCGGCATCCTGAGTACGGGTGTCAAGTGGTATATCCTCAAGAAGCACACCGGCAAGGGCACCCACGTCCTAAGCAGCATGCTGTACAACCAGGTCATGCTGTTGGTTGCGATGATGGTGGTGGGCCTGGCGACTCTGATCGTGACGAACCCGAGCCGCGTGCTTTTTCCGCAAGCACGACACGATTGGGTCTTGCCAGTGGTGTGCGCCGCGCTTCTCGTCGCCGTTGTGCTGCTGTGCATTCTGCTTCTGAACGGTCGTACCGGACAGGTGGTGACGCGCTTGCTGGCCTTCCCATTGCGGCTTCTGCCCCGGCGCATCCAGAAACGAGGAAATGACATCCTCTCGCAACTGGCGGTCTTCCAGAACGCCGGACTGCGGTTCCATCTGACCGTTGCCGCTGTGAACGCCTTGGATGGGCTCCTCGTCGGCTTGGCGATCTACTTCTGTGCAGCCCGTGCCGCCCATGTGACTGTCGGACTGAGCGTCCTGATCTGGTTGTGGGCGGCGGTGTTCGTTCTCAGCAAGGTGCCCATCACCGTGGGCAATCTCGGGGTGCGCGAGGTGACGGTCGTCGGTCTGCTAACGGCCTATGGCGTCGCACAGCCCCACGCCTTGCTGATGTCGATGATCCTGTTCAGTTCCCAACTCTTTCTGGCGGCCCTCGGCTTGGGCTACCAGCTTGTCTGGGCGACCCAGTCGAAGGAGCCGCCTGAGTCCGCCTGA
- a CDS encoding tRNA dihydrouridine synthase, with translation MHDPTHLKLGSLTLDVPFFQASLSGYSDYTMRLFARRFGCPFALADVMLAKSMAEPRVLRKACFRPGIDEHPVGAQIMGETPSVMAKAARDLVAVGYDVIDLNFACPVPKVLRRGRGGALLAHPNTVIDIVKAVRESVACPLLIKLRIGTDHQPVSQDNFWEIVTRSIEEGIDALVIHGRTVLQRYRGKADWDALARVKARFPSATIIGSGDIFDPLATVELMKRTGLDGFVVARGAIGNPWIFRDLRCVWENRPVPPPPDLAEQREIMLEHFHRVLNGYPEKRAIGYFRKFVVRYARLHPNRKQVTITLMKAETRAAVEAGIDGLYGGNEAR, from the coding sequence ATGCACGATCCGACCCATCTGAAACTTGGCAGCCTGACGCTGGATGTTCCGTTCTTCCAGGCGTCCCTGAGCGGTTACAGCGATTATACGATGCGCTTGTTTGCCCGCCGCTTCGGTTGTCCTTTTGCGCTGGCCGATGTGATGCTGGCCAAGAGCATGGCCGAGCCGCGTGTCCTGCGCAAGGCCTGTTTCCGGCCGGGTATCGACGAGCACCCGGTGGGCGCTCAGATCATGGGCGAAACCCCGTCGGTCATGGCCAAGGCCGCCCGCGACCTGGTGGCGGTCGGATACGATGTGATCGACCTGAACTTTGCCTGTCCGGTGCCCAAGGTCCTGCGACGCGGACGCGGCGGGGCTCTGCTGGCCCATCCCAACACGGTCATCGATATCGTCAAGGCGGTCCGCGAGTCCGTCGCCTGTCCGCTGCTGATCAAGCTTCGCATCGGCACCGATCACCAGCCTGTGTCCCAGGACAACTTCTGGGAGATCGTGACGCGGTCGATCGAAGAAGGGATCGATGCCTTGGTCATCCACGGACGCACTGTCTTGCAGCGCTACCGAGGTAAGGCGGACTGGGATGCCCTGGCCAGGGTCAAGGCCCGATTTCCGTCGGCCACCATCATCGGCAGCGGCGATATCTTCGATCCGCTTGCGACGGTCGAACTGATGAAACGAACAGGTCTTGATGGCTTTGTCGTTGCCCGTGGTGCGATCGGCAATCCGTGGATCTTCCGCGACCTGCGCTGCGTGTGGGAGAACCGCCCGGTTCCGCCCCCGCCGGACCTGGCCGAGCAGCGAGAGATCATGCTCGAGCACTTCCATCGCGTGCTGAACGGCTATCCGGAGAAGCGAGCGATCGGCTACTTCCGCAAGTTCGTGGTTCGTTACGCCCGGCTTCACCCCAATCGCAAGCAGGTGACGATCACCCTGATGAAGGCAGAGACACGGGCCGCCGTCGAGGCCGGGATCGACGGCCTGTACGGCGGCAACGAAGCCCGGTGA
- a CDS encoding GNAT family N-acetyltransferase: MSNVEIVEADLGCVLHQQAVVELIDAYAVDPMGNGRPLPPQVRANLIDGLRRHPTTLILLAWQDGRAVGIAVCFRGFSTFHARPLLNIHDLAVLPDCRGGGIGRRLLEAVAEKAAQLDCCKLTLEVLENNHRARRLYEAAGFAQARYHESAGGSLFYAKPL, from the coding sequence ATGTCGAATGTTGAGATCGTCGAGGCGGACCTGGGCTGCGTTTTGCATCAGCAGGCGGTGGTCGAGTTGATCGATGCATACGCCGTCGACCCGATGGGTAATGGCCGGCCGCTTCCGCCGCAGGTGCGAGCCAACCTGATCGACGGGTTGCGGCGGCACCCCACCACGCTCATCCTCCTCGCCTGGCAGGACGGCAGAGCAGTTGGGATCGCCGTCTGTTTCCGCGGGTTTTCCACGTTTCACGCCCGGCCCCTGCTCAACATTCACGACCTGGCGGTGCTGCCGGACTGTCGTGGAGGGGGGATCGGGCGACGACTGCTGGAGGCCGTGGCAGAAAAGGCCGCACAGTTGGATTGCTGCAAGCTCACGCTGGAGGTGCTGGAGAACAACCATCGCGCCAGACGTCTGTACGAGGCCGCCGGATTCGCACAGGCCCGATACCATGAGAGCGCCGGCGGCTCACTGTTCTACGCCAAACCCCTCTGA
- the tyrS gene encoding tyrosine--tRNA ligase, producing the protein MSDNVVQAVQALKRGTVEVYTETDLAQRLVDAAKTGRPMRIKLGLDPTSPDIHLGHTVVLRKMRQFQDLGHKAVLIIGDYTARVGDPTGQNATRPMLSPEQIERNARTYFNQAGHILNTSPDKLEVRYNSEWLAKINLADLIKLASSMTVARMLERDTFELRYKAGDPIGIHEFLYPLMQGYDSVMIRSDVELGGTDQTFNNLVGRDLQRMHDQPPQIVITMPILVGLDGKEKMSKSKGNYVGVTDAPNDMFGKIMSISDEMMANYYTLLTDLPAEQIATLTDPSRSHPKEAKVTLGKTVVTQFYGPELAEMAAAEFDKVFAQGQLPDEIAEFSLPGEPISIKQLLTACKLVDSGGEAKRMVTQGGVSIDGQKVTDPNATTTPTDGMVVQVGRRRFARIRV; encoded by the coding sequence ATGTCAGACAATGTGGTACAGGCTGTACAGGCCCTGAAACGCGGCACCGTGGAGGTTTACACGGAGACCGACCTGGCCCAGCGGCTGGTGGACGCCGCCAAGACGGGCCGGCCGATGCGGATCAAGCTGGGTCTGGACCCGACCAGCCCGGATATCCATCTGGGCCACACGGTGGTGCTCCGCAAGATGCGCCAGTTTCAGGACTTGGGGCACAAGGCCGTCCTGATCATCGGCGACTACACCGCCCGCGTGGGCGACCCGACGGGCCAGAACGCGACGCGGCCCATGCTCTCGCCCGAGCAGATCGAGCGAAACGCCCGCACCTATTTCAATCAGGCCGGACATATCCTCAACACCTCGCCCGACAAGCTCGAGGTCCGCTATAACAGCGAGTGGCTCGCCAAGATCAACCTGGCCGACCTGATCAAGCTGGCCAGCAGCATGACGGTGGCCCGCATGCTCGAACGCGACACGTTCGAACTGCGCTACAAGGCCGGCGACCCCATCGGCATTCACGAGTTTCTTTATCCGCTCATGCAAGGCTATGACTCCGTGATGATTCGCAGCGACGTCGAGCTGGGCGGCACCGATCAGACCTTCAACAACCTCGTCGGCCGCGACCTCCAGCGGATGCACGACCAGCCGCCGCAGATCGTCATCACCATGCCCATCCTCGTCGGCCTCGACGGCAAGGAGAAGATGAGCAAGTCCAAGGGCAACTACGTCGGCGTCACCGATGCGCCGAACGACATGTTCGGCAAGATCATGAGCATCAGCGACGAGATGATGGCCAACTACTACACGCTGTTGACCGATCTGCCTGCCGAGCAGATTGCGACGCTGACCGACCCGAGCCGGAGCCATCCCAAGGAGGCCAAGGTTACGCTGGGCAAGACGGTTGTGACGCAGTTCTACGGGCCTGAGCTGGCCGAGATGGCGGCCGCCGAGTTCGACAAGGTCTTCGCGCAGGGCCAGTTGCCCGATGAAATCGCGGAGTTCTCGCTGCCGGGCGAACCGATCTCGATCAAGCAACTTCTGACGGCCTGCAAGCTGGTCGATTCCGGCGGCGAGGCCAAACGCATGGTCACGCA